The Nocardioides luti genome contains a region encoding:
- a CDS encoding TIGR01777 family oxidoreductase, giving the protein MRIVIAGASGFLGTALSTELVQRGHAVVALVRRPTSSPDESTWDPYAGSLDQAVVDAADVVVNLAGTPTAGNPHSATWARELRESRVTTTRVLAEAIARSPEPAAFLAGNGISWYGDHGAQVLTEASDSRGHALLTEVTREWEAATAAASEAGARVCILRTSPVMDRRSAPLKQLRLVFKAGFGARLGDGRQHMAMVSLRDWVGGVAHLAEHASASGAFNLCCPRTPTNAEFTRALADAVHRKAFVAVPKIGLRIGAGEMAPELLGSLNVRPAALEAAGYVFRDPDVTAVLRTGLA; this is encoded by the coding sequence ATGCGCATCGTCATCGCCGGAGCCTCGGGCTTCCTCGGCACCGCCCTCAGCACCGAGCTCGTCCAGCGTGGCCACGCGGTCGTCGCCCTGGTCCGCCGCCCCACCTCGAGCCCCGACGAGTCGACGTGGGACCCGTACGCCGGCAGCCTCGACCAAGCGGTCGTCGACGCCGCCGACGTCGTCGTCAACCTGGCCGGCACGCCCACCGCCGGCAACCCGCACTCGGCGACCTGGGCCCGCGAGCTGCGGGAGAGCCGGGTCACGACGACCCGCGTGCTCGCCGAGGCGATCGCCCGCTCCCCCGAGCCGGCGGCGTTCCTCGCCGGCAACGGCATCAGCTGGTACGGCGACCACGGCGCCCAGGTGCTGACCGAGGCCTCGGACAGCCGCGGCCACGCCCTGCTCACCGAGGTCACCCGCGAGTGGGAGGCCGCGACCGCGGCGGCCAGTGAGGCCGGCGCCCGCGTCTGCATCCTGCGCACCTCGCCGGTCATGGACCGCCGCAGCGCCCCGCTCAAGCAGCTCCGCCTGGTCTTCAAGGCCGGCTTCGGCGCCCGCCTGGGCGACGGCCGGCAGCACATGGCGATGGTCTCGCTGCGCGACTGGGTCGGCGGCGTCGCGCACCTCGCCGAGCACGCCTCGGCCAGCGGTGCCTTCAACCTGTGCTGCCCGCGCACGCCCACCAACGCCGAGTTCACCCGGGCGCTCGCGGACGCCGTGCACCGCAAGGCGTTCGTCGCGGTGCCGAAGATCGGCCTGCGCATCGGCGCCGGCGAGATGGCCCCCGAGCTGCTCGGCTCGCTGAACGTCCGGCCGGCGGCGCTCGAGGCCGCGGGCTACGTCTTCCGCGACCCCGACGTGACCGCCGTGCTGCGCACCGGGCTGGCCTGA
- a CDS encoding ribonucleoside-diphosphate reductase subunit alpha: MTQTNIPAPPTTTRSPMGVRKRNGDLEPVDLNKIVRAVERCATGLAYVEPLTVATRTIAGLYDGATTAELDRLSIQTAAELTATEPEYSRLAARLLAGYIEKEVAGQQVASFSQAVRLAHLEGLVGDDTAAFVEANARKLDQAIDPDNDRRFEYFGLRTVYDRYLLRHPETRLVVETPQYWLLRVACGLATTPAEAIDFYRLMSSLAYLPSSPTLFNSGTRHTQMSSCYLVDSPVDRLESIYARYAQVAALSKFAGGIGIAFSRVRGRGALIRGTNGHSNGIVPFLRTLDASVSAVNQGGRRKGAACVYLEPWHPDIEEFLELRDNTGEDARRTHNLNLANWVPDLFMQRVEADETWSLIDPDQVPELPDLWGVDFERAYLAAEAEGRVVRQLPARELYAKMMRTLAQTGNGWMTFKDASNRTCNQTAVPGNVVHLSNLCTEIVEVSSDDETAVCNLGSVNLAQHLLADALDWDKLRATVRTAVTYLDRVIDINYYPSPESAASNPRWRPVGLGVMGLQDVFFALRLPFDSDEARELSTRVQEEIYLSALERSCELAQAHGPHPAYADTRAARGDLQPDLWSVTPTQTDRWQALRDRVAEHGLRNSLLVAIAPTATIASIVGCYECIEPQVSNLFKRETLSGEFLQVNAWLARELRERGLWTAEVREQVKRQEGSVQGIEAIPADVRQLFRTAWELPQKALIEMAAARQPYVDQSQSLNLFLLSPTIGKLSSMYLYAWKAGLKTTYYLRSRPATRIQQTTIGAAAVPAPDPAEAVACSLENPDSCEACQ, from the coding sequence ATGACGCAGACGAACATCCCAGCACCACCGACCACGACGCGCAGCCCGATGGGGGTGCGGAAGAGGAACGGCGACCTCGAGCCCGTCGACCTGAACAAGATCGTCCGGGCCGTCGAGCGCTGCGCGACCGGCCTGGCGTACGTCGAGCCGCTCACCGTGGCCACCCGCACCATCGCCGGGCTGTACGACGGCGCCACCACCGCCGAGCTCGACCGGCTGTCGATCCAGACGGCCGCGGAGCTCACCGCCACCGAGCCGGAGTACTCCCGTCTCGCGGCCCGGCTGCTCGCCGGCTACATCGAGAAGGAGGTTGCGGGCCAGCAGGTCGCCTCCTTCAGCCAGGCCGTCCGGCTGGCGCACCTCGAGGGGCTGGTCGGCGACGACACCGCGGCCTTCGTCGAGGCCAACGCCCGCAAGCTCGACCAGGCGATCGACCCCGACAACGACCGGCGCTTCGAGTACTTCGGGCTCCGCACGGTCTACGACCGCTACCTCCTGCGCCACCCGGAGACCCGGCTCGTCGTCGAGACCCCGCAGTACTGGCTGCTCCGGGTCGCCTGCGGCCTGGCCACCACCCCGGCCGAGGCGATCGACTTCTACCGCCTGATGTCGTCGCTGGCCTACCTGCCCAGCTCGCCGACGCTCTTCAACTCCGGCACCCGGCACACCCAGATGTCGTCGTGCTACCTCGTCGACAGCCCGGTCGACCGGCTGGAGTCGATCTACGCGCGCTACGCCCAGGTGGCGGCGCTGTCGAAGTTCGCCGGCGGCATCGGGATCGCGTTCTCCCGGGTGCGCGGGCGCGGTGCCCTGATCCGGGGCACCAACGGCCACTCCAACGGGATCGTGCCGTTCCTGCGCACGCTCGACGCCTCGGTCTCGGCGGTGAACCAGGGCGGGCGGCGCAAAGGCGCCGCCTGCGTCTACCTCGAGCCGTGGCACCCCGACATCGAGGAGTTCCTCGAGCTGCGCGACAACACCGGCGAGGACGCCCGCCGCACCCACAACCTCAACCTGGCGAACTGGGTGCCGGACCTGTTCATGCAGCGGGTCGAGGCGGACGAGACGTGGAGCCTGATCGACCCGGACCAGGTGCCCGAGCTGCCCGACCTCTGGGGCGTCGACTTCGAGCGGGCCTACCTCGCCGCCGAGGCCGAGGGGCGCGTCGTGCGGCAGCTGCCGGCGCGCGAGCTCTACGCGAAGATGATGCGGACCCTGGCGCAGACCGGGAACGGCTGGATGACCTTCAAGGACGCCAGCAACCGCACCTGCAACCAGACTGCCGTGCCCGGCAACGTCGTGCACCTGTCGAACCTCTGCACCGAGATCGTCGAGGTCTCCAGCGACGACGAGACCGCCGTGTGCAACCTCGGCTCGGTCAATCTCGCCCAGCACCTGCTCGCCGACGCCCTCGACTGGGACAAGCTCCGCGCGACCGTCCGCACCGCGGTGACCTACCTCGACCGCGTCATCGACATCAACTACTACCCGAGCCCGGAGTCGGCGGCGTCCAACCCGCGCTGGCGCCCGGTCGGGCTGGGCGTGATGGGGCTGCAGGACGTGTTCTTCGCGCTGCGCCTGCCGTTCGACTCCGACGAGGCGCGCGAGCTGTCGACCCGGGTCCAGGAGGAGATCTACCTGTCCGCGCTCGAGCGGTCGTGCGAGCTGGCGCAGGCGCACGGCCCGCACCCGGCGTACGCCGACACCCGGGCGGCCCGCGGGGACCTCCAGCCGGACCTGTGGTCGGTGACGCCCACCCAGACCGACCGGTGGCAGGCGCTGCGCGACCGGGTCGCCGAGCACGGCCTGCGCAACTCGCTGCTGGTCGCGATCGCGCCGACCGCGACGATCGCCTCGATCGTCGGCTGCTACGAGTGCATCGAGCCGCAGGTGTCGAACCTGTTCAAGCGCGAGACGCTGTCGGGGGAGTTCCTCCAGGTCAACGCCTGGCTGGCCCGCGAGCTGCGCGAGCGCGGCCTGTGGACCGCCGAGGTCCGCGAGCAGGTGAAGCGGCAGGAGGGCTCGGTGCAGGGCATCGAGGCGATCCCCGCCGACGTACGCCAGCTCTTCCGCACGGCCTGGGAGCTGCCGCAGAAGGCGCTCATCGAGATGGCGGCCGCGCGCCAGCCCTACGTCGACCAGAGCCAGTCGCTCAACCTGTTCCTGCTGAGCCCGACCATCGGCAAGCTCAGCTCGATGTACCTCTACGCCTGGAAGGCCGGGCTGAAGACGACGTACTACCTGCGCTCGCGACCCGCGACGCGCATCCAGCAGACGACGATCGGTGCCGCCGCGGTCCCCGCGCCGGACCCCGCCGAGGCCGTCGCCTGCTCCCTCGAGAACCCCGACTCCTGCGAGGCCTGCCAGTGA